The genomic stretch CGGGTATGCCTTGCCTGGCACCGTATTGGCCATTGCGGTGTTAATTCCACTGACGCTACTTGACGATAAGCTCAATAGCTGGCTGGAAGGCACGGCCTTTGAGCCGGGCTTATTGTTCAGCGGCACCTTGTTTGCATTGGTGTTTGCTTACATCGTGCGATTTTATGCCATCGCTCAAGGGGCGGTGGAGTCCAGTTATCAGCGTATTAGTCCAAGTTTAGACATGGCCAGCTTTTCCCTTGGTCGTAGCCGCTTTAAAACCATGCTAGGGGTGCATTTGCCCTTACTTAGGCGCGGTATCCTCACCGCTGCATTGCTGGTTTTTATTGAGTGTATGAAAGAGCTCCCTGCGGCCTTATTATTGCGCCCATTTAATTACGAAACTCTGGCGACACACGTGTTTCAGTATGTCAGTGACGAGCAGTTAGAATTGGCATCGGTGTCGGCTTTGTTTATTGTGGTGGTGGGCCTCATCCCTCTGTATGTAGTCAATCGTTCTATGGAGCAGCGTAGTTAAATGCATAGTTTAGTGCTTGAAAATCTCTCATATCGTTACGATGGTGAGCCTGTGGTTGACGGCTTAAACCTCAATGTCGAGCAAAACGAGATTGTCTGCTTACTAGGAGCCAGTGGCTGTGGTAAAACCACCACCCTTAAGGCAATAGCGGGACTGATTGAACCTCATCAAGGCTCTGTGACGATTCTTGGTAAAGCAATGAATGGCGAAAGGGGCTTTGTGCCGCCACAAAAGCGCAACATTGGCATGATGTTTCAAGACTATGCGCTGTTTCCACACCTGACTGTGGCACAAAACATTGCCTTTGGGTTAACGCAAAAAAATAAGCAAGAGCGCCGTCAGCGAGTCAACGAAATGCTCGAACTGGTTAGGCTAGAGCAGTTTGGTTCGCGCTATCCTCATGAGTTGTCAGGGGGCCAGCAACAACGCGTTGCCATAGCTCGAGCGTTAGCCTATCGGCCTAATTTACTGCTGCTCGATGAGCCTTTTTCTAATATTGATGCGCAAGTACGTTTTCAGCTGATCAATGAAATTCGTGAAATTATTAAAAACCAAGCAGTGTCGGCCATTTTTGTCAGTCACTCCAAAGAAGAGGCGTTTGCCTTTGCCGATCGCTTAGCGATTATGGACAAAGGGAAAATTGCTCAGGTTGGAGAGCCGCGCACCTTGTTTCAAAGGCCAAACACCAAAATGGTGGCAGAGTTTCTCGGGCAGGGGATTTATATCCCAGCGCAGCGGGTCAATGGCGCGGCGGTAGAAACCCAGTTTGGTGCGGTGCAATCGTTGATAGAGCTGGGAAATGATAATGCTAAAGGGGAAATGTATTTACGCCCACAGCACGTCACGTTAGAAAACAGCCCTCAAGGCGGTGTCGATATTTTGCAGCAGCGCTTTATGGGGACTGAGTATATTTATCGTGTTGCTCTTCAGGGACAGGAGCTGGAAGTGGCACACCCTGCCAGCGATCCACTGGACTTAAATCAACCTGTCTCTTTAAAAATTAAGGCACATGCTGTAAATTTCTTTTCTTAACATTAAATGAATAGAACAGGGAGTAGAGCATGGCGCTTGCCCAATCCGGTGTATGTGCTGAAGCAAACCTACACGGCTTGCATTTGTTCTTCAACGTGCTCGAAGGGCAAGATGAAGCGTTGCGCGCGGCGTTAGCCAATTGTGGACGCTTACAAGAAGAGCTGGAAGATCGCTTTTCGGAATCCATGCTGTCGAGCTTTGTTGCCGTTGGTGCGCAATATTGGCCGCACATTTACCCTGAGTTTATTCCTAAGGGCTTGCACAGTTTCCCCCACTTCCCTCAAGCAGAGCATGCGGTGCATAGCCAGCCGTTCGACTTACTGTATGTTATTCGTTCCGATCGCGAAGACGTGAATCATATTTTTGCGCAAAGCGTACTACACATGCTTAATGGCATGGTGGAGCTGGTGGCCCATGTGCGAGCCTTTCGTTTTTTAGATGGCCGTGACTTTAATGGTTTTATTTATGGCGCCGATACTCCCCGTGGACGTACTAAAAGAGAAGTCGCTTTGGTGCACAACCCCAATGCCGCAGATCACCTCGGTAGCTACATTCACGTTCAACGAGTTAAGTTTGATTTAATGCGCTGGCAAGCGCTGTCGCTCGCTGAGCAAGAGCAACTGATGGGCCGAACTCGCCTCGATAATGACTTACTGTCCGAGCCGAGCGAGTTTAACCATGCGCAAGCAACAGAACTGAAAGATCAGCAGGGTAAACCTCTATTACTGAATCAAAGCATGCCCTTTGGCGATGTCTTTGAACAAGGCAGCCTGTATATGAGCTGCAGTGCCCGAGGCGATGCCTTTGCAGAGGTATTACAAAGTCGCCTAGGGGAGGGCCAGCGCTACGATCCTATTTTGGATTACAGCAGTGCTGACATGGGCTCCGCGTTTTTCGCGCCATCCTTGGAGTTTTTAACCGTGATGGCAAAAATGCCAGAGTGATCCCAATCCGTATTGGCTTAGGATCAGACGTTATCAAACAGTGTTTTGACTTTGTCGAGGGTAACGTCAATTTCCGAAATTTTCGCAGGTGCGATAAAAATCGTGTCATCACCAGCAATGGTTCCTAACACCCCATCTGCTGTGCCTAATGAGTCTAATAAACGAGCAATTAGTTGCGCGGCCCCTGGGCTGGTGCGAATAATGATCATCATTTCATTGTGCATGATGTCAACCACAAGCTGGCGCAGTGGGCTTTTTGCCGTGGGTACACTCATTTCTGCAGGCAGGCAATAAACCATTTCTTGTTTGGCGTTGCGGGTACGAACTGCGCCAAATTTGCTGAGCATACGAGATACTTTACTTTGACTGACATTGTCGAAACCTTGCTCTTTAAGTGCTTCAACAATTTCCCCTTGCGAGCCAGAATTTTCTTCTTTTAAAATGGCTTTAAAGGCTTTGATAAGGGCTTCTTGTTTTTCTTGCGCTTGCATAACTTGTCTTCTTCTACGGCTAATCTTTAAATTCTACACAAAAGCGCCGAAATACCCAACACCGTATATATGCTTAAGATGCTTGTTGTAGCCGCAAATAAATAGGATCACCCTAGGTATTGGATGTACAGAGCAACCACAAAGACAATATTTAACGTGTTTAAGACGGAAAGTGCATAAAACTCCAGCTTACTATTTTTTTCGTCGTAGGAAGTGGCAAAATAAAACGAAAGACAAAGCCAAGAAAAATCTAACGAAGCAACGTTAAACTTGTTTTCACTTAAAAGTACCAGGTAAGTTAGAAATGCGCCCCAGCAAATCAAACTGAAATATTTGATAAGTTTAAATTTATTCATTTAATACCCGATAAAACTAATGGCCAACTAAAAGCCAGGTTCTACAGCTAAA from Pseudoalteromonas sp. UG3-2 encodes the following:
- a CDS encoding ABC transporter ATP-binding protein, producing the protein MHSLVLENLSYRYDGEPVVDGLNLNVEQNEIVCLLGASGCGKTTTLKAIAGLIEPHQGSVTILGKAMNGERGFVPPQKRNIGMMFQDYALFPHLTVAQNIAFGLTQKNKQERRQRVNEMLELVRLEQFGSRYPHELSGGQQQRVAIARALAYRPNLLLLDEPFSNIDAQVRFQLINEIREIIKNQAVSAIFVSHSKEEAFAFADRLAIMDKGKIAQVGEPRTLFQRPNTKMVAEFLGQGIYIPAQRVNGAAVETQFGAVQSLIELGNDNAKGEMYLRPQHVTLENSPQGGVDILQQRFMGTEYIYRVALQGQELEVAHPASDPLDLNQPVSLKIKAHAVNFFS
- a CDS encoding Dyp-type peroxidase, giving the protein MALAQSGVCAEANLHGLHLFFNVLEGQDEALRAALANCGRLQEELEDRFSESMLSSFVAVGAQYWPHIYPEFIPKGLHSFPHFPQAEHAVHSQPFDLLYVIRSDREDVNHIFAQSVLHMLNGMVELVAHVRAFRFLDGRDFNGFIYGADTPRGRTKREVALVHNPNAADHLGSYIHVQRVKFDLMRWQALSLAEQEQLMGRTRLDNDLLSEPSEFNHAQATELKDQQGKPLLLNQSMPFGDVFEQGSLYMSCSARGDAFAEVLQSRLGEGQRYDPILDYSSADMGSAFFAPSLEFLTVMAKMPE
- the argR gene encoding transcriptional regulator ArgR, translating into MQAQEKQEALIKAFKAILKEENSGSQGEIVEALKEQGFDNVSQSKVSRMLSKFGAVRTRNAKQEMVYCLPAEMSVPTAKSPLRQLVVDIMHNEMMIIIRTSPGAAQLIARLLDSLGTADGVLGTIAGDDTIFIAPAKISEIDVTLDKVKTLFDNV